The sequence GGTTGAAGGTCTAGTAACGAGTCCTACTTTTACCTATGTTGTTAACTATACCAATAAACAAGGGCAAAGTTTTTACCATTATGACTTGTATAGAATAAATCAGCAGGCAGAATTTCTAAGAGCAGGTCTTGATGAATTTTTATATGTACCTCATAGTTGGTCATTTATAGAATGGCCTGAAATAATTATGCCGCTACTTACTCAAAAAGCTTGTTATATAACTCTTGAATATCATGGTGAACATGAG is a genomic window of Candidatus Dependentiae bacterium containing:
- the tsaE gene encoding tRNA (adenosine(37)-N6)-threonylcarbamoyltransferase complex ATPase subunit type 1 TsaE, producing the protein MKTIIYSLDTLDAVVEEIYSLLNTSSVFTFSGNLGAGKTTFIKRLLLRCQVEGLVTSPTFTYVVNYTNKQGQSFYHYDLYRINQQAEFLRAGLDEFLYVPHSWSFIEWPEIIMPLLTQKACYITLEYHGEHERMLRYSFSTDINNI